A region from the Inhella inkyongensis genome encodes:
- a CDS encoding NAD(P)/FAD-dependent oxidoreductase has protein sequence MDLEQTWYQASATPQVFEPLGGRTLDVDVAILGGGFAGLATARALQERGFKNPVLLEAQQVGHGASGRNGGFVFGGFSRGPAALLADLGPARARTLYALSRDAVRTIRRRIDELQIDCERIEGGALWVDWFRSPASLKALRAEASLLRDHFGVQWDEIAPEQVRQWLETERYGAALLERDAFHFHPLKYARGLAAAIQREGGAVFEHSAVQAVMREGSGWRLNVQGGGTLHCQRLVVAGGGYLQRGLLPALSGARLPIATYVMVTEPLPENLQPVRTPAAIYDTRFAFDYYRKLQDGRLLWGGRISILEREPQRIAELLRADLLKVYPQLRDVRVDFAWGGLMSYARHQMPQLGELAPGLWYAQSFGGHGVAPTTAAGELLAEALVGAQPLDALWRRYGLSPVYGPAGLLAAQTQYSWAEFRDWLRS, from the coding sequence ATGGATTTAGAACAGACTTGGTACCAGGCCAGCGCCACGCCGCAGGTCTTTGAGCCCCTGGGCGGGCGCACGCTGGATGTGGACGTCGCCATCCTGGGTGGCGGCTTTGCCGGCCTGGCCACAGCGCGTGCGCTGCAGGAGCGCGGCTTCAAGAACCCGGTGCTGCTGGAGGCCCAGCAGGTGGGCCATGGGGCGTCGGGCCGCAATGGCGGCTTTGTGTTCGGCGGCTTCAGCCGGGGGCCGGCCGCCTTGCTGGCGGACCTGGGACCCGCACGGGCCCGCACGCTGTATGCCCTGAGCAGGGACGCGGTGCGCACGATTCGGCGCCGCATCGACGAGCTGCAGATCGACTGCGAACGCATCGAGGGCGGCGCACTGTGGGTGGACTGGTTTCGCAGCCCGGCCAGCCTGAAGGCCTTGCGGGCTGAAGCCAGCCTGCTGCGCGACCACTTTGGCGTGCAGTGGGATGAGATCGCGCCCGAGCAGGTGCGCCAGTGGCTGGAGACCGAGCGCTACGGCGCGGCCTTGCTGGAGCGCGATGCCTTTCACTTTCACCCGCTGAAGTACGCCCGGGGCCTGGCGGCGGCCATTCAGCGCGAGGGCGGGGCGGTGTTTGAGCACAGCGCGGTGCAGGCCGTGATGCGCGAAGGTTCCGGCTGGCGACTGAATGTGCAGGGCGGTGGCACGCTGCATTGCCAGCGCCTGGTGGTGGCCGGTGGTGGCTACTTGCAGCGTGGCCTGTTGCCGGCCCTGAGTGGTGCGCGCCTGCCCATCGCCACCTATGTGATGGTGACCGAGCCCTTGCCGGAGAACCTCCAGCCCGTGCGCACCCCGGCGGCGATCTATGACACCCGCTTTGCCTTCGACTACTACCGCAAGCTCCAAGATGGCCGCCTGCTCTGGGGCGGGCGTATTTCCATCCTGGAGCGCGAACCGCAGCGCATTGCCGAGCTGCTGCGCGCTGACCTGCTCAAGGTCTATCCGCAGCTGCGGGATGTGCGCGTCGACTTCGCCTGGGGCGGCCTGATGAGCTATGCCCGCCACCAGATGCCGCAGCTGGGCGAGTTGGCGCCCGGGCTTTGGTATGCCCAGAGCTTTGGCGGCCATGGCGTGGCGCCCACCACGGCGGCCGGCGAGTTGCTGGCCGAGGCCCTGGTCGGCGCTCAGCCCTTGGACGCGCTGTGGCGGCGCTACGGCCTGAGCCCGGTCTACGGCCCGGCCGGGCTGCTGGCGGCGCAGACGCAATACAGCTGGGCGGAGTTCCGCGACTGGCTGCGCAGCTGA
- a CDS encoding TerC family protein, with amino-acid sequence MEFLLDPNVWIAFAMLTALEIVLGVDNIIFISILVGRLPPEVRDTARRLGLGFAMASRLALLFSLSWVMGLKADLFHVLGNGISGRDLVLLLGGLFLLYKASHEIFVEVEAREQDGPPAADPVAMKAAGKKLFWSVIAQIAVIDIVFSLDSVITAVGMVDQIGVMVAAVVASVAVMLFAAKPIGEFVDRHPSVKVLALAFLVMVGMALTAEAFDAHVPKGYIYAAMAFSLAVEALNIRARAKRRAKSA; translated from the coding sequence ATGGAATTCCTGCTCGACCCCAATGTCTGGATCGCCTTCGCGATGCTCACCGCCCTGGAAATCGTGCTGGGCGTGGACAACATCATCTTCATCTCCATCCTGGTGGGCCGCCTGCCCCCCGAGGTGCGCGACACCGCCCGCCGCCTGGGCCTGGGCTTTGCGATGGCCTCGCGCCTGGCCCTGCTGTTTTCGCTCAGCTGGGTGATGGGCCTGAAAGCCGACCTCTTCCATGTGCTGGGCAATGGCATCAGCGGGCGCGATCTGGTGCTGTTGTTGGGCGGTCTGTTCCTGCTCTACAAGGCCTCGCACGAGATCTTTGTCGAGGTTGAGGCGCGTGAGCAAGATGGACCGCCCGCCGCTGACCCCGTGGCCATGAAGGCCGCCGGCAAGAAGCTGTTCTGGAGCGTGATTGCGCAGATCGCGGTCATCGACATCGTGTTCTCGCTCGACTCGGTGATCACCGCCGTGGGCATGGTCGACCAGATCGGCGTGATGGTGGCGGCCGTGGTCGCCTCGGTGGCCGTGATGCTGTTTGCCGCCAAGCCCATCGGCGAGTTTGTGGACCGCCACCCCTCGGTCAAGGTGCTGGCCCTGGCCTTCCTGGTGATGGTGGGCATGGCCCTCACCGCCGAGGCCTTCGACGCCCATGTGCCCAAGGGCTATATCTACGCCGCCATGGCCTTCTCGCTGGCGGTGGAGGCGCTCAACATCCGGGCGCGCGCCAAGCGTCGAGCGAAGAGCGCCTAA
- a CDS encoding bifunctional 4-hydroxy-2-oxoglutarate aldolase/2-dehydro-3-deoxy-phosphogluconate aldolase yields the protein MLNPIDLADHGPIIPVIVIERLEHAVPLAQALVAGGVKVLEVTLRTPVALAAIQAMARAVPEAIVGAGTLRSPVDALRASEAGARFAVSPGFSPSLAQACEQAALPLLPGVATASEVMQAFDAGYSFLKLFPATAVGGVQLLKGLAGPFPDVAFCPTGGITPASAPEFLALSNVKVCGGSWLCPKDALEAGDWGRITRLAREATALRSAAALR from the coding sequence ATGCTGAACCCCATCGACCTGGCCGACCACGGCCCCATCATTCCCGTCATCGTCATCGAGCGCCTGGAGCACGCCGTGCCCCTGGCCCAGGCCCTGGTGGCCGGTGGCGTCAAGGTGCTGGAGGTGACGCTGCGCACGCCGGTGGCGCTGGCGGCTATTCAAGCCATGGCGCGCGCGGTGCCGGAGGCCATCGTCGGGGCCGGCACCCTGCGCAGCCCGGTGGACGCGCTGCGTGCCAGCGAGGCTGGGGCGCGGTTTGCCGTCAGCCCGGGTTTCAGTCCGTCCTTGGCCCAAGCCTGCGAACAGGCGGCCTTGCCCCTGTTGCCCGGTGTGGCCACGGCCAGTGAGGTGATGCAGGCTTTTGATGCCGGCTACAGCTTTCTGAAACTCTTCCCGGCCACGGCAGTGGGCGGGGTCCAGCTGCTCAAGGGTCTGGCCGGGCCCTTCCCGGATGTGGCTTTCTGCCCCACCGGCGGCATCACGCCGGCCAGCGCCCCCGAGTTCCTGGCGCTGTCCAACGTCAAGGTCTGCGGCGGCTCGTGGCTGTGCCCGAAGGACGCGTTGGAGGCCGGCGACTGGGGCCGCATCACGCGCCTGGCGCGCGAAGCGACCGCCTTGCGTTCAGCGGCCGCGCTGCGTTAG
- the edd gene encoding phosphogluconate dehydratase — protein sequence MAAIPLHPVLHHVTQRIQARSAALRSAYLERLRQLRSRPRGSDRLGCANVAHAVAAMPPKDKLRIVAERAPHLAVVTAYNDMLSAHQPYEAYPAQIRAAAARLGATVQVAGGVPAMCDGVTQGTPGMELSLFSRDTIAMGTAVALSHDVFDGALLLGICDKIVPGLLIGALHFGHLPMLFVPAGPMASGLSNSDKAKVRELYAQGKVGRAELLEAENAAYHGAGTCTFYGTANSNQMLLEAMGLHVPGSAFVHPHSGLRQQLTDEAVRLLLSRLDQPIGELVDERCIVNAMVALLATGGSTNHLIHWVAVARAAGILIDWSDFSDLSAVVPLLARVYPNGSADVNQFQAAGGPGFVIRELLDAGLMHEVAAMAPEGLRAHTREPGLDGEALVWRDPPAAPPAPEVVRAAAQPFSATGGLKLLEGNLGRSVIKVSAVPETHHCIEAPARVFTTQEQMLAAFKAGELERDVVVVLRFQGPQANGMPELHKLTPPLAVLQGKGFRVALVTDGRMSGASGKVPAAIHVSPEALAGGPLARLKDGDLIRLDAAAGSLQALVDEAAWTARPLATLDAAEAEDNAHGLGRELFGGMRRNVSAAEQGAITWL from the coding sequence ATGGCCGCCATCCCCCTGCACCCGGTTCTGCACCACGTCACGCAGCGCATCCAGGCGCGCTCGGCCGCGCTGCGCAGCGCCTATCTAGAGCGACTGCGGCAGCTGCGCTCACGCCCTCGGGGTTCGGATCGACTGGGCTGCGCCAATGTGGCGCATGCGGTGGCGGCCATGCCGCCCAAGGACAAGCTGCGCATCGTGGCCGAACGCGCGCCGCATCTGGCGGTGGTCACGGCCTACAACGACATGCTGTCGGCCCACCAGCCCTATGAGGCTTACCCAGCGCAGATCCGCGCGGCGGCGGCCCGCCTGGGGGCGACCGTGCAGGTGGCGGGTGGCGTGCCGGCCATGTGCGATGGCGTCACCCAGGGCACGCCGGGCATGGAGCTCAGCCTGTTCAGCCGCGACACCATCGCCATGGGCACCGCCGTGGCCCTCAGCCACGATGTGTTTGACGGCGCCTTGCTGCTGGGCATCTGCGACAAGATCGTTCCGGGTCTCCTGATCGGCGCGCTGCACTTCGGTCATCTGCCCATGCTCTTCGTGCCCGCCGGGCCGATGGCCTCGGGCCTATCGAACAGCGACAAGGCCAAGGTGCGTGAGCTCTATGCCCAGGGCAAGGTGGGGCGGGCAGAGTTGCTGGAGGCCGAAAACGCGGCCTATCACGGGGCCGGCACCTGCACCTTCTACGGCACGGCCAACAGCAACCAGATGCTGCTTGAGGCCATGGGCCTGCATGTGCCGGGCAGCGCCTTCGTGCACCCGCACAGTGGCTTGCGCCAGCAGCTGACCGATGAAGCGGTGCGCCTCTTGCTCAGCCGCTTGGACCAGCCGATTGGCGAACTGGTGGACGAGCGCTGCATCGTCAATGCCATGGTGGCGCTGCTGGCCACGGGCGGCAGCACCAACCACCTGATTCACTGGGTGGCGGTGGCGCGTGCGGCCGGCATCCTGATCGATTGGAGTGATTTCTCCGATCTGTCGGCCGTGGTGCCCTTGCTGGCCCGTGTCTACCCGAATGGCAGCGCCGATGTGAACCAGTTCCAGGCCGCCGGCGGTCCGGGTTTCGTGATCCGCGAGCTGCTGGATGCCGGCCTGATGCACGAGGTGGCCGCCATGGCCCCCGAGGGCCTGCGGGCGCACACCCGCGAGCCGGGTCTGGATGGTGAGGCCTTGGTGTGGCGCGACCCGCCCGCCGCGCCGCCCGCGCCCGAGGTGGTGCGCGCTGCGGCGCAGCCCTTCAGCGCGACCGGTGGCTTGAAGCTGCTGGAGGGCAATCTGGGTCGCTCGGTCATCAAGGTTTCGGCCGTGCCGGAAACCCACCATTGCATCGAGGCCCCGGCGCGCGTCTTCACCACGCAGGAGCAGATGCTGGCCGCCTTCAAGGCGGGTGAGCTGGAACGCGATGTGGTGGTGGTGCTGCGTTTCCAGGGGCCGCAGGCCAATGGCATGCCCGAGTTGCACAAGCTCACCCCGCCGCTGGCGGTCTTGCAGGGCAAAGGATTCCGGGTGGCGCTGGTGACCGACGGGCGCATGAGCGGCGCCTCGGGCAAGGTGCCGGCCGCCATCCATGTCAGCCCCGAGGCCCTGGCCGGCGGGCCGTTGGCTCGGCTAAAGGACGGCGATCTGATCCGCCTGGACGCCGCTGCGGGCAGCTTGCAGGCGCTGGTGGACGAGGCGGCCTGGACTGCGCGGCCGCTGGCCACGCTGGATGCGGCCGAGGCCGAGGACAACGCGCACGGCCTAGGCCGCGAACTTTTTGGCGGCATGCGCCGCAACGTCAGCGCCGCTGAACAAGGCGCCATCACCTGGCTGTGA
- a CDS encoding nucleotidyltransferase family protein: protein MNTGLPVVIVLAAGRGSRFEGPGHKLQQPLGASTVLGRTLDHALASQMRVLVVCTEALAPLIRSKVAARDMVVLPPAPRGAEGMGLSISAGVSAAASAPGWLILPGDMPQISPTTLRAVAARLMSDPVVFAQYKGRRGHPVGFGAEMYSELIALQGDEGARRLLARYAAQAVEVDDPGVLQDVDTAADLRRMQEAEPESTPKRRQISP, encoded by the coding sequence GTGAACACCGGGCTCCCCGTCGTCATCGTGCTGGCCGCAGGCCGAGGCTCCCGCTTTGAGGGGCCCGGTCACAAGCTGCAGCAGCCCCTGGGTGCCAGCACCGTGCTGGGGCGCACGCTCGACCATGCACTGGCCTCGCAGATGCGCGTGCTGGTGGTGTGCACCGAGGCCTTGGCGCCGCTGATTCGCAGCAAGGTCGCGGCGCGCGACATGGTGGTGCTGCCGCCGGCCCCCCGTGGGGCGGAGGGCATGGGACTGTCGATTTCGGCGGGCGTCAGCGCCGCCGCTTCGGCCCCCGGCTGGCTCATCCTCCCTGGCGACATGCCCCAGATCAGTCCGACCACCTTGCGTGCGGTTGCCGCGCGCTTGATGAGCGACCCCGTGGTCTTTGCCCAGTACAAGGGTCGGCGCGGCCATCCGGTGGGTTTCGGGGCCGAGATGTACTCCGAGCTGATTGCGCTTCAAGGCGATGAGGGCGCACGCCGCTTGCTGGCCCGCTACGCGGCGCAGGCCGTTGAAGTGGACGACCCCGGCGTGCTGCAGGATGTGGACACGGCAGCGGACCTGCGGCGTATGCAGGAGGCCGAGCCTGAATCGACCCCGAAACGGCGTCAGATTTCTCCTTGA
- the pdxH gene encoding pyridoxamine 5'-phosphate oxidase, protein MNWLSDMRKSYERGALDEEHAALDPLDQFRIWFEEALAAKVLEPNAMTLATVGADGRPSTRIVLVKEFDARGLVWYTNYDSRKGQELAQHPYAALQFHWVAMERVVRIEGPVEKVEAALSDAYYASRPIDSRLGAWASPQSQVITGRGVLVANAAKAAAQHGLAPKRPPHWGGYRLVPDRWEFWAGRPSRLHDRLRYTQQPDASWLRERLAP, encoded by the coding sequence ATGAATTGGCTATCTGACATGCGAAAGAGCTATGAGCGCGGCGCTCTCGATGAAGAGCACGCCGCGCTCGACCCCCTGGATCAGTTCCGGATTTGGTTTGAAGAGGCGTTGGCGGCCAAAGTGCTTGAACCCAACGCCATGACCCTGGCCACGGTCGGCGCCGACGGTCGCCCCTCGACCCGCATCGTGCTGGTCAAGGAATTCGATGCGCGAGGGCTGGTCTGGTACACGAATTACGACAGCCGCAAGGGCCAGGAACTGGCCCAGCATCCCTATGCGGCGCTGCAGTTTCACTGGGTGGCCATGGAGCGCGTGGTGCGCATTGAAGGTCCGGTCGAGAAGGTCGAGGCGGCGCTGAGTGATGCCTACTACGCCAGTCGCCCCATCGATTCGCGCCTGGGCGCCTGGGCCAGCCCGCAGTCGCAGGTGATTACTGGGCGCGGCGTGCTGGTGGCCAACGCCGCCAAGGCCGCCGCCCAGCACGGCCTGGCACCGAAGCGGCCGCCGCACTGGGGCGGCTACCGCTTGGTGCCGGACCGCTGGGAGTTCTGGGCCGGCCGCCCCAGCCGCCTGCATGACCGGCTGCGCTACACGCAGCAGCCCGATGCGAGCTGGCTGCGTGAGCGGCTAGCGCCTTAA
- a CDS encoding TonB-dependent receptor, translating into MTSSSKRPTALLALCACLSALLPVQAQTSTPPATDPVSPSVEPKSDTGPAEKAQNLPPVVVTGNPLRNTLQDAWATRLGGDELAARRGNSLAATLDGLPGVAASAFGPQASRPILRGLDGDRLRILANGGSAFDAASLSPDHAVALDPLVIESVEILRGPAALLYGGNALGGVINSLDNRVPKEARGGHSGAVETRWGGAASQRQVAGVWDFAPERGQSGWAWHADASRRLSENQRSPLFVAEGESAREVRNSAGSQRAAAVGAGWVGPAGFAGLSLDDFHAGYGVTAEPDVRIAMQRQRLGHEGEWRIAEGWLQALRWQAARTRYAHDEIEGSGEVGTHFALRGSDARLELTHRPMAGLSGAFGAQWESQAFEALGDEAFVPSTRTRQQGLFVFEQWQQGAWTLGAGARKERVQQSSAGDAPDAEEPRFGAAQSRRFAPRSLALQGRWQAAPGWSLQAQWSDSQRAPTHYELFANGLHLATAAFERGDPHLGLERAKGQELALVYAQGGSSFQFNLHRQRFANYLLLRATGEEVEAEHHHGEEGGAEEVEAHVPVYAFEGVPARLWGYEVQASHRWTLGGWAWQLTGSLDRVRGERAGGEPLPRLAPQRLSLGLQLRQGDWTLRVDARHAKAQTRVAADDRATPGYRWLDVSLSQGFKLGGLDGLWELKLQNLGNALAYNASTLATVRDLAPLPGRNAQLRLGLIF; encoded by the coding sequence ATGACATCCTCTTCCAAGCGCCCGACGGCGCTCTTGGCGCTGTGCGCCTGCCTGTCCGCACTTCTGCCTGTCCAGGCCCAGACATCCACCCCTCCAGCCACCGATCCCGTTTCTCCATCGGTTGAGCCCAAGTCGGACACGGGCCCGGCCGAGAAGGCGCAGAACCTTCCTCCCGTCGTGGTCACCGGCAACCCGCTGCGCAACACCTTGCAAGACGCTTGGGCGACCCGCTTGGGTGGCGATGAGTTGGCGGCGCGGCGCGGCAATTCCCTGGCCGCCACGCTGGACGGACTGCCCGGTGTGGCGGCCTCGGCCTTCGGCCCGCAAGCCAGTCGCCCCATCCTGCGCGGGCTGGATGGCGACCGCTTGCGCATCCTTGCCAATGGGGGGTCGGCCTTCGATGCGGCCTCGCTCTCTCCGGACCATGCGGTGGCCCTGGACCCGTTGGTGATCGAGTCGGTCGAGATCCTGCGCGGCCCGGCCGCCTTGCTCTATGGTGGCAATGCGCTAGGGGGCGTCATCAACAGCCTGGACAACCGCGTGCCCAAAGAGGCCCGGGGCGGTCACAGCGGCGCCGTGGAGACCCGCTGGGGCGGTGCGGCCTCCCAGCGTCAGGTGGCCGGCGTGTGGGATTTCGCCCCCGAGCGCGGTCAATCGGGCTGGGCTTGGCATGCCGATGCCAGCCGCCGCTTGAGCGAGAACCAGCGCAGCCCGCTCTTTGTGGCCGAAGGTGAATCGGCACGCGAGGTGCGCAATTCGGCCGGCAGCCAGCGTGCGGCGGCAGTGGGCGCAGGGTGGGTGGGTCCGGCTGGCTTTGCGGGCCTGAGTCTGGATGACTTTCATGCCGGCTATGGGGTGACGGCGGAACCTGATGTGCGCATCGCCATGCAGCGTCAGCGTCTGGGCCATGAGGGCGAGTGGCGTATTGCCGAGGGTTGGCTGCAGGCCCTGCGCTGGCAGGCCGCCCGCACGCGCTATGCGCACGATGAGATCGAAGGCAGTGGCGAGGTGGGAACGCACTTTGCGCTGCGCGGCAGCGACGCCCGGCTGGAACTGACCCATCGCCCCATGGCGGGCCTCAGCGGCGCCTTTGGTGCGCAGTGGGAGTCACAAGCCTTTGAGGCCCTGGGCGATGAGGCTTTTGTGCCCAGCACCCGCACGCGCCAGCAGGGACTGTTTGTGTTTGAGCAATGGCAGCAAGGGGCGTGGACCTTGGGCGCCGGCGCGCGCAAGGAGCGGGTGCAGCAAAGCAGCGCAGGCGACGCGCCGGATGCCGAGGAGCCGCGCTTTGGGGCGGCGCAGTCACGCCGATTCGCGCCGCGCAGCCTGGCACTGCAAGGTCGCTGGCAGGCGGCTCCGGGTTGGAGCCTGCAGGCGCAGTGGAGCGACAGCCAGCGTGCGCCCACCCATTACGAGTTGTTTGCCAACGGCCTGCATCTGGCCACGGCGGCCTTTGAGCGCGGTGATCCCCATCTGGGGCTGGAGCGCGCCAAGGGGCAGGAGCTGGCCCTGGTCTACGCGCAGGGGGGCAGCAGTTTCCAGTTCAATCTGCATCGGCAGCGCTTTGCGAACTACCTCTTGCTGCGCGCGACCGGCGAGGAGGTCGAAGCCGAGCACCACCATGGTGAGGAGGGGGGCGCCGAGGAAGTGGAAGCGCATGTGCCGGTCTACGCTTTCGAGGGCGTGCCGGCGCGGCTGTGGGGTTATGAAGTCCAGGCCAGTCATCGCTGGACCCTGGGGGGCTGGGCTTGGCAGCTCACCGGCAGCCTGGACCGCGTGCGCGGTGAGCGCGCGGGCGGCGAGCCGCTGCCTCGCTTGGCGCCGCAGCGCCTGAGCCTGGGCTTGCAACTGCGTCAGGGGGACTGGACCTTGCGCGTCGATGCGCGTCACGCCAAGGCGCAGACCCGCGTCGCCGCCGATGACCGGGCCACGCCGGGCTACCGCTGGTTGGATGTCAGCCTGAGCCAGGGCTTCAAGCTGGGCGGCTTGGACGGACTGTGGGAGCTCAAGCTGCAGAACCTGGGCAATGCCCTGGCCTACAACGCCAGCACCCTGGCCACGGTGCGCGATTTGGCGCCGCTGCCCGGGCGCAATGCCCAGCTGCGCCTGGGCCTGATCTTTTAA
- a CDS encoding DUF3299 domain-containing protein gives MLALWGGAGLRAQPAPGTPVVGQGPGYHDPRSPFKPLQDKAGVLPWSLLASVSTRIENKRIVASFPAAVQALHQQKVKVQGFMMPLEPGDRQKHFLLSSVPTSCNFCVPAGPEGLIEVRSTVPVRYSLEPVVVEGLLAVLKDDPYGLYYRVVEAKPSP, from the coding sequence TTGCTTGCCCTGTGGGGTGGCGCGGGCCTGCGTGCGCAGCCGGCGCCGGGAACTCCGGTGGTGGGGCAGGGCCCGGGCTATCACGACCCGCGCAGCCCCTTCAAGCCGCTGCAGGACAAGGCCGGGGTGCTGCCCTGGTCCCTGTTGGCCAGCGTCAGCACCCGGATCGAAAACAAGCGCATCGTGGCCAGTTTTCCGGCGGCCGTGCAAGCCTTGCACCAGCAAAAGGTCAAGGTGCAGGGCTTCATGATGCCCCTGGAGCCTGGGGATCGGCAGAAGCACTTTCTGCTCTCCAGCGTGCCCACCAGTTGCAATTTCTGCGTGCCGGCCGGGCCTGAAGGGCTGATCGAGGTGCGCAGCACGGTGCCGGTGCGCTACAGCCTGGAGCCGGTGGTGGTGGAGGGCTTGCTGGCGGTCCTCAAGGACGATCCCTACGGCCTGTACTACCGCGTGGTTGAGGCCAAGCCCAGCCCATGA
- a CDS encoding ABC transporter permease produces the protein MRWLSLALRLMVRRPLATLMQLGVLALAWATVAFVLLVGEQIEARVQRDLAGIDLVVGAKGSPMQLMLAGVFHLDSPSGNIPFASVERLRAQPLVAQVLPLSLGDSLAGWRIVGSTPEYLTLYGGRLQQGQMWQAPMQVVLGADVAKAQGLRVGDRFMASHGLAQSGPAHGDSSYAVVGILAPSGSVLDRLVLTDLRSVWELHEEHGDHEDHGDETERAQQTESAREVSLLLVRYRSPLGAAMLPRWVNAQTDLQAAAPALESARLLRMLGVGREVLQGLGALLLVSALLTVFVALLALVRERQGDLALLRMLGAGPWRLALLVAAQAVALVLAALLLGLAMAHGGLALLAHALNEARSLQLDALYVCAHELWLLPLAAGMALLAAAGPAWVALRADVGLLLQAPR, from the coding sequence GTGCGCTGGTTGAGCCTGGCCCTGCGCCTGATGGTTCGGCGGCCCTTGGCCACGCTGATGCAGCTCGGCGTGCTGGCCTTGGCCTGGGCCACGGTGGCGTTTGTGCTGCTGGTGGGCGAGCAGATCGAGGCGCGTGTGCAGCGCGATCTGGCCGGCATTGATCTGGTGGTGGGCGCCAAGGGCAGCCCGATGCAACTGATGCTGGCCGGCGTGTTCCATCTGGATTCACCGAGCGGCAACATTCCATTTGCGAGCGTGGAGCGCCTGCGGGCGCAGCCACTGGTGGCGCAGGTGTTGCCGCTATCGCTGGGGGACAGCCTGGCCGGCTGGCGCATCGTGGGCAGCACGCCCGAATACCTGACGCTCTATGGCGGGCGGCTGCAGCAGGGGCAGATGTGGCAGGCACCGATGCAGGTGGTTTTGGGTGCAGATGTCGCCAAGGCACAGGGCCTGCGGGTGGGAGATCGCTTCATGGCCAGCCATGGCCTGGCGCAGTCCGGGCCGGCGCATGGCGACAGCAGCTATGCGGTGGTGGGCATCCTGGCCCCCAGTGGCTCGGTGTTGGATCGCCTGGTGCTCACCGATCTGCGCTCGGTCTGGGAACTGCATGAGGAACATGGCGACCATGAAGACCACGGAGACGAGACGGAGCGCGCCCAGCAGACCGAGTCCGCGCGTGAAGTCTCATTGCTCCTGGTGCGTTATCGCAGTCCATTGGGCGCGGCCATGCTGCCGCGCTGGGTGAATGCCCAAACGGACCTGCAGGCCGCTGCACCGGCTCTGGAGTCGGCCCGCTTGCTGCGCATGCTGGGTGTGGGGCGTGAGGTGCTGCAAGGGCTGGGGGCCTTGCTCTTGGTCAGTGCCTTGCTGACGGTGTTTGTGGCGCTGCTGGCCCTGGTGCGCGAACGCCAGGGCGATCTGGCCCTGTTGCGCATGTTGGGCGCTGGCCCGTGGCGCTTGGCGTTGCTGGTGGCCGCCCAGGCCGTGGCTTTGGTGCTGGCTGCACTGCTGCTGGGGCTGGCAATGGCCCATGGTGGCTTGGCCCTGTTGGCCCACGCCCTGAATGAGGCGCGCTCGCTGCAACTGGATGCGCTCTACGTTTGCGCGCATGAACTCTGGCTGTTGCCCCTGGCCGCCGGCATGGCGCTTCTCGCCGCAGCCGGTCCGGCCTGGGTGGCCCTGCGCGCGGATGTGGGGCTGTTGCTTCAGGCGCCGCGCTGA
- a CDS encoding ATP-binding cassette domain-containing protein — MALAADSAPHSLRWRGLGLDFAGGPGLRFPDGELRVGEHLLLRGPSGSGKSSLLALLSGLRRPSRGEVWLMGKSLHTLSPGALDAWRAAHLSLMPQRLHLVEGLSLRHNLELPELACGLRPDAARLQGLSERLGLGHLLGRRPDQLSVGQLQRAALARALMRRPRFLLLDEPSSSLDDAATRGLMDLVAEVVQEQGLSLLLSTHDSRVVQGMAHLPGLQSMNLSEPEAPCAG, encoded by the coding sequence GTGGCTTTGGCGGCGGACAGCGCCCCCCACAGCCTGCGATGGCGGGGTTTAGGCCTGGACTTTGCAGGCGGGCCCGGGCTGCGTTTCCCGGATGGCGAGTTGCGCGTTGGCGAGCACTTGTTGTTGCGCGGCCCATCGGGCTCGGGCAAGAGCAGCTTGCTGGCCTTGCTCAGCGGCCTGCGCCGTCCCAGCCGAGGTGAAGTCTGGCTGATGGGAAAGAGCCTGCACACCTTGAGTCCGGGTGCCCTCGATGCGTGGCGCGCCGCGCACCTGAGCCTGATGCCGCAGCGCTTGCACCTAGTGGAGGGCCTGAGCTTGCGCCATAACCTGGAGCTGCCGGAGCTGGCCTGCGGCCTGCGCCCCGACGCGGCGCGACTGCAGGGCTTGAGCGAGCGTTTGGGCCTGGGCCATTTGTTGGGCCGCCGCCCGGACCAACTCAGCGTCGGTCAGCTGCAGCGCGCCGCGCTGGCGCGTGCGCTGATGCGCCGGCCGCGCTTTTTGCTGCTGGACGAGCCCAGCAGCAGCCTGGACGATGCCGCCACGCGGGGACTGATGGATCTGGTGGCCGAAGTGGTCCAGGAGCAGGGCCTGAGCCTGCTGCTGAGCACGCATGACAGTCGAGTCGTTCAGGGCATGGCGCATCTGCCAGGTCTGCAGTCCATGAACTTGAGTGAGCCGGAGGCCCCGTGCGCTGGTTGA